Proteins encoded within one genomic window of Mesorhizobium sp. AR10:
- the rplK gene encoding 50S ribosomal protein L11, which yields MAKKIAGQLKLQVAAGSATPSPPIGPALGQRGINIMEFCKAFNAQTQEMEKGSPIPVVITYYQDKSFTFVMKTPPVSYFLKKAANLKSGSKEPGKVKVGTIGRDKVRAIAEQKMKDLNANDVEAAMRMVEGSARSMGLEVVG from the coding sequence ATGGCTAAAAAAATTGCAGGCCAGCTCAAGCTCCAGGTTGCCGCGGGCTCGGCTACGCCGTCGCCCCCGATCGGCCCGGCGCTTGGTCAGCGCGGCATCAACATCATGGAGTTCTGCAAGGCGTTCAACGCGCAGACCCAGGAAATGGAAAAGGGATCGCCGATTCCGGTCGTCATCACCTACTACCAGGACAAGTCGTTCACCTTCGTCATGAAGACGCCGCCGGTGAGCTACTTCCTGAAGAAGGCTGCGAACCTCAAGTCGGGCTCGAAGGAGCCGGGCAAGGTCAAGGTCGGCACGATCGGCCGCGACAAGGTGCGCGCCATCGCCGAGCAGAAGATGAAGGATCTGAACGCAAACGACGTCGAGGCGGCCATGCGCATGGTCGAGGGCTCCGCCCGCTCGATGGGTCTGGAAGTGGTGGGCTGA
- a CDS encoding group II truncated hemoglobin, producing the protein MSRDIPTLFEWAGGAEALNRLTQTFYDKVLQDPVVGPVFKTMSPDHPAHVADFIGEVFGGPKTYSEKHGGHREMVMHHLGKHLSEEQRRRWINLLADAADAVGLPDDPEFRSAFMGYVEWGSRLAKMNSNLGETCDPETEPMPAWGWGVPGGPYKPPPGKS; encoded by the coding sequence ATGAGCCGGGATATCCCGACATTGTTTGAATGGGCTGGCGGTGCCGAGGCGCTGAACAGGCTGACGCAGACCTTCTACGACAAGGTGTTGCAGGATCCGGTTGTCGGTCCGGTATTCAAGACCATGTCGCCGGACCATCCCGCTCATGTCGCTGACTTCATCGGCGAGGTTTTTGGTGGACCGAAGACCTATAGCGAAAAGCATGGCGGCCACCGCGAGATGGTAATGCACCATCTGGGCAAGCACCTGAGCGAGGAACAGCGCCGCCGCTGGATCAACCTTCTCGCTGATGCCGCCGACGCAGTCGGGCTGCCGGACGATCCGGAATTCCGCTCCGCCTTCATGGGCTATGTCGAGTGGGGATCGCGGCTGGCCAAGATGAACTCCAACCTTGGCGAGACCTGCGATCCCGAAACCGAGCCGATGCCGGCCTGGGGCTGGGGCGTGCCCGGAGGGCCGTACAAGCCGCCTCCCGGGAAATCGTAG
- the nusG gene encoding transcription termination/antitermination protein NusG, protein MTARWYIVHAYSNFEKKVAEDIENKAKQKGLSADIEQIVVPTEKVVEIRRGRKVDAERKFFPGYVLLKANLTDAVFSLVKNTPKVTGFLGDSKPVPITEAEAQRILNQVQEGVERPKPSVTFEIGEAIRVSDGPFASFNGFVQEVDEERARLKVEVSIFGRAVPVDLEFGQVEKG, encoded by the coding sequence ATGACTGCGCGGTGGTACATCGTCCACGCCTATTCGAACTTTGAAAAAAAGGTCGCCGAGGATATCGAGAACAAGGCCAAGCAGAAGGGCCTGTCCGCTGACATCGAGCAGATCGTGGTGCCGACCGAGAAGGTCGTCGAGATACGTCGCGGCCGCAAGGTCGATGCCGAGCGCAAGTTCTTCCCGGGCTACGTGCTGCTGAAGGCCAATCTGACCGACGCGGTGTTCTCGCTGGTGAAGAACACGCCGAAGGTCACCGGCTTCCTGGGTGACTCGAAGCCGGTGCCGATCACGGAAGCCGAGGCCCAGCGCATCCTGAACCAGGTGCAGGAAGGCGTCGAGCGGCCGAAGCCGTCGGTGACGTTCGAGATCGGCGAGGCGATCCGCGTTTCGGACGGTCCGTTCGCGTCGTTCAACGGTTTCGTCCAGGAAGTGGACGAGGAGCGGGCGCGGCTCAAGGTGGAAGTTTCGATCTTCGGGCGCGCCGTGCCGGTCGATCTGGAATTCGGACAGGTCGAAAAGGGCTGA
- the rplA gene encoding 50S ribosomal protein L1 produces MAKLAKRVSKTREGIDPNKAYALGEALKLLKDRSTVKFDETIEVAMNLGVDPRHADQMVRGVVNLPNGTGRSVRVAVFARGDKADEARAAGADVVGAEDLVDIVQKGTIDFDRCIATPDMMPLVGRLGKVLGPRGMMPNPKVGTVTTDVAAAVKASKGGAVEFRVEKAGIVHAGVGKVSFDVKALEENVRAFADAVTKAKPAGAKGNYVKKVSVTSTMGPGLKLDVSTLAAS; encoded by the coding sequence ATGGCAAAACTCGCAAAGCGTGTATCGAAGACCCGCGAAGGTATCGATCCCAACAAGGCCTATGCCCTGGGTGAGGCACTAAAGCTGCTCAAGGATCGGTCGACGGTGAAGTTCGACGAGACCATCGAAGTCGCGATGAACCTGGGTGTCGACCCGCGCCACGCCGACCAGATGGTCCGCGGCGTGGTCAATCTGCCGAACGGCACTGGCCGCAGCGTCCGCGTCGCGGTTTTCGCGCGCGGCGACAAGGCCGATGAAGCGCGCGCTGCCGGCGCCGATGTCGTTGGCGCCGAGGATCTGGTCGACATCGTCCAGAAGGGCACGATCGACTTCGACCGCTGCATCGCCACGCCGGATATGATGCCGCTGGTCGGCCGTCTGGGCAAGGTGCTCGGCCCGCGCGGCATGATGCCGAACCCGAAGGTCGGCACGGTCACCACCGACGTCGCCGCCGCCGTCAAGGCGTCCAAGGGCGGCGCCGTCGAGTTCCGCGTCGAGAAGGCCGGCATCGTTCATGCCGGCGTCGGCAAGGTCTCGTTCGACGTCAAGGCGCTGGAAGAGAATGTCCGCGCCTTTGCCGATGCGGTGACCAAGGCGAAGCCGGCTGGCGCCAAGGGCAACTACGTCAAGAAGGTGTCGGTCACCTCGACGATGGGCCCGGGCCTCAAGCTCGACGTCTCGACGCTCGCAGCGTCCTGA
- the tuf gene encoding elongation factor Tu yields MAKGKFERNKPHVNIGTIGHVDHGKTSLTAAITKYFGEYKRYDQIDAAPEEKARGITISTAHVEYETAARHYAHVDCPGHADYVKNMITGAAQMDGAILVVSAADGPMPQTREHILLARQVGVPSIVVFLNKVDQVDDAELLELVELEVRELLTKNEFPGDDIPIVKGSALAALEDSDKKIGEDAIRELMAAVDAYIPTPVRPLDKPFLMPIEDVFSISGRGTVVTGRVERGVVKVGEELEIIGIRPTTKTTCTGVEMFRKLLDQGQAGDNIGALLRGVDREGVERGQVLAKPGTVKPHKKFVAEAYILTKDEGGRHTPFFTNYRPQFYFRTTDVTGIVSLPEGTEMVMPGDNITVDVELIVPIAMEEKLRFAIREGGRTVGAGIVVTIKE; encoded by the coding sequence ATGGCAAAAGGTAAATTCGAGCGTAACAAGCCTCATGTGAACATTGGCACGATTGGCCACGTCGATCATGGCAAGACGTCGCTGACGGCGGCGATCACCAAGTATTTTGGCGAATACAAGCGCTACGACCAGATCGATGCAGCACCTGAAGAGAAGGCCCGCGGCATCACCATTTCGACGGCGCATGTCGAGTACGAGACGGCTGCCCGCCACTATGCCCACGTCGACTGCCCCGGCCACGCCGACTATGTGAAGAACATGATCACCGGTGCCGCGCAGATGGACGGCGCGATCTTGGTTGTGTCGGCCGCCGACGGCCCGATGCCGCAGACCCGCGAGCACATCCTGCTTGCCCGTCAGGTCGGCGTGCCGTCGATCGTGGTGTTCTTGAACAAGGTCGACCAGGTCGACGACGCCGAGCTGCTCGAACTGGTCGAGCTCGAGGTTCGCGAGCTTCTGACCAAGAACGAGTTCCCCGGCGACGACATTCCGATCGTCAAGGGTTCGGCACTTGCGGCTCTTGAAGATTCGGACAAGAAGATCGGCGAGGACGCGATCCGCGAGCTGATGGCTGCGGTCGATGCCTACATCCCGACGCCGGTTCGCCCGCTCGACAAGCCGTTCCTGATGCCGATCGAAGACGTGTTCTCGATCTCGGGCCGCGGCACGGTCGTGACCGGCCGCGTCGAGCGCGGCGTGGTCAAGGTCGGCGAGGAGCTGGAGATCATCGGCATCCGTCCGACGACCAAGACGACCTGCACGGGCGTCGAGATGTTCCGCAAGCTGCTCGACCAGGGCCAGGCCGGCGACAACATCGGCGCGCTGCTGCGCGGTGTCGACCGTGAAGGTGTCGAGCGCGGCCAGGTTCTGGCCAAGCCCGGTACGGTGAAGCCGCACAAGAAGTTCGTGGCCGAAGCCTACATCCTGACCAAGGACGAAGGTGGCCGTCACACGCCGTTCTTCACCAACTACCGTCCGCAGTTCTATTTCCGCACGACGGACGTCACCGGCATCGTGTCGCTGCCGGAAGGCACCGAGATGGTGATGCCGGGCGACAACATCACGGTCGATGTCGAGCTGATCGTGCCGATCGCCATGGAAGAGAAGCTGCGCTTCGCCATCCGTGAAGGCGGCCGCACCGTCGGTGCCGGCATCGTCGTCACCATCAAAGAGTAA
- the bhcR gene encoding HTH-type transcriptional regulator BhcR, protein METNEKRQRGRPRSFHGPSEAASVQSLDRALRILAIVAEGSGLSLSEIAASSGLAASTAYRMLTTLQNHGMVEFDSSDQLWSIGVETYRMGAAFLRRRKLVDRARTVMQELMERTGETANLGVAEDDCVVFVSQVETHQAIRAFFRPGTRSPFHASGIGKAVLAHLEPERVGAILRKSGLERFTGNTLSDISALAHDLVAIKLRGWSVDDEERHPGMRCVAAAIFNEFGEPIGGVSVSGPTVRVTPERLAEIGPLVREAATEITRMIGGLPNGLAPHVAGEGPGSLFEVSATRLP, encoded by the coding sequence ATGGAAACGAATGAAAAACGCCAGCGCGGCCGGCCGCGCTCCTTCCACGGCCCGTCCGAGGCGGCTTCAGTGCAGTCGCTCGACCGGGCGCTGCGCATTCTCGCCATTGTCGCCGAAGGCAGCGGCCTGTCGCTGAGCGAGATCGCCGCCAGTTCCGGCTTGGCAGCGTCCACCGCCTACCGCATGCTGACGACGCTGCAAAACCACGGCATGGTCGAGTTCGACTCGAGCGACCAGCTGTGGTCGATCGGCGTCGAAACTTACCGCATGGGCGCTGCGTTCCTGCGCCGGCGCAAGCTGGTCGACCGCGCCCGCACCGTCATGCAGGAGCTGATGGAAAGGACAGGCGAGACTGCCAATCTCGGCGTCGCCGAGGATGATTGCGTCGTCTTCGTCAGCCAGGTCGAGACGCATCAAGCCATCCGCGCCTTCTTCCGGCCGGGAACGCGCAGCCCGTTCCATGCCTCGGGCATCGGCAAGGCGGTGCTGGCGCACCTCGAGCCGGAGCGCGTCGGCGCTATCCTGCGCAAGTCCGGGCTGGAGCGCTTCACCGGAAACACGCTGTCGGACATCTCCGCGCTGGCCCACGACCTGGTGGCGATCAAGCTGCGCGGCTGGTCGGTCGACGACGAGGAACGCCATCCCGGCATGCGCTGCGTCGCCGCCGCCATCTTCAACGAGTTCGGCGAACCGATCGGCGGCGTTTCCGTGTCCGGCCCAACGGTACGGGTCACGCCCGAGCGGCTGGCCGAAATCGGCCCGCTGGTGCGCGAAGCCGCGACGGAAATAACCAGGATGATCGGCGGCCTGCCGAACGGCCTTGCGCCACACGTCGCTGGCGAGGGGCCTGGATCGCTGTTCGAGGT
- a CDS encoding TrmH family RNA methyltransferase — protein MSNDSNSKTPKDTHYAKLRRAHRDEKSGGAPTFRPRQPVPPGENAADGLVRLYGLHTVRAALDNPRRKIRKMLVTRNAAERLAIADLAASPFKAELVEPRDIDKITGSDAVHQGVLIEAEPLKPKRLDALGDAKLVLVLDQVTDPHNVGAILRSAVAFGAGALITTARHSPQESGVLAKSASGALEHIDQIEVKNLADALGQLHEAGFRTIGLDSDAPEELEKSFAGEKIALVLGAEGKGLRQKTRETVTTLARLDMPGAIRSLNVSNAAAISLYAARKFLG, from the coding sequence ATGAGCAACGACAGCAATTCCAAAACCCCAAAAGACACCCACTACGCCAAGCTGCGCCGGGCGCACCGCGACGAGAAGAGCGGCGGCGCGCCAACCTTCCGACCGCGCCAGCCGGTGCCGCCGGGCGAGAACGCCGCCGACGGGCTGGTGCGGCTTTATGGCTTGCATACGGTGCGCGCCGCGCTCGACAATCCGCGCCGCAAGATCAGGAAGATGCTGGTGACGCGTAACGCGGCCGAGCGTCTGGCAATAGCCGACCTCGCCGCCTCGCCCTTCAAGGCGGAGTTGGTCGAGCCCAGGGACATCGACAAGATCACCGGTTCGGACGCTGTCCATCAGGGCGTGCTGATCGAGGCCGAGCCGCTGAAACCCAAACGCCTCGACGCGCTGGGCGATGCAAAGCTGGTGCTGGTGCTCGATCAGGTCACCGACCCGCACAATGTCGGCGCGATCCTGCGCTCGGCGGTCGCCTTCGGCGCCGGCGCACTGATCACCACCGCACGCCACAGCCCGCAGGAATCCGGTGTGCTGGCAAAATCAGCTTCCGGCGCGCTGGAGCATATCGACCAGATTGAGGTGAAGAACCTCGCCGACGCGCTCGGCCAGTTGCACGAGGCCGGCTTCCGCACCATCGGCCTTGATTCCGACGCGCCAGAGGAACTTGAGAAGAGCTTTGCCGGAGAAAAGATCGCGCTGGTGCTCGGCGCCGAGGGCAAAGGCCTGCGTCAGAAGACGCGCGAGACGGTGACCACGCTGGCCCGCCTCGACATGCCCGGCGCCATCCGCTCGCTCAACGTCTCGAACGCTGCGGCGATCAGCCTTTATGCGGCGCGGAAGTTTTTGGGGTAA
- the gcl gene encoding glyoxylate carboligase, whose translation MARMRAVDAAVLVLEKEGISCAFGVPGAAINPFYSALKARGTVRHILARHVEAASHMAEGYTRAKAGNIGLCIGTSGPAGTDMITGLYSAAADSIPILCITGQAPRARLNKEDFQAVDIAAIAAPVAKWAVTVMEPYLVPMTLQKAFHLMRSSRPGPVLIDLPVDVQLAEIEFDIDAYEPLVPFKPAMSRSQAEKALAMLNAAEKPLIVAGGGIINADASDLLIEFAEVTGVPVIPTLMGWGAIPDDHRLMAGMCGLQTSHRYGNATMLEADFVFGIGNRWANRHTGSVDVYTKGKKFIHVDIEPTQIGRVFAPDLGVVSDAGAALKMLLDVATEWRTAGKLRDWSGWAKECQARKKTMKRKTHFDRVPLKPQRVYEEMNKAFGRDTTYVTTIGLSQIAGAQFLHVYKPRNWINCGQAGPLGWTLPAALGVRAADPDRTIVALSGDYDFQFMIEELAAGAQHKLPYIHVVVNNAYLGLIRQAQRGFSMDFEVSLAFENVNRQGDAEAGYGVDHVAVAEAMGCKAVRVRKPEEFAGAFKEAQRLMKEYQVPVVLEFILERVTNISMGTEIDKITEFEDLAEHHEDAPTAIVMLD comes from the coding sequence ATGGCCAGGATGCGCGCTGTCGATGCTGCGGTTCTCGTTCTCGAAAAGGAAGGCATTTCCTGTGCCTTCGGCGTGCCTGGTGCTGCGATCAACCCGTTCTACTCGGCGCTGAAGGCGAGGGGTACGGTCCGCCATATCCTGGCTCGCCATGTAGAGGCCGCGTCACATATGGCCGAAGGCTACACCCGCGCCAAAGCAGGCAATATTGGCCTGTGTATCGGAACCTCGGGACCGGCCGGCACCGACATGATCACCGGGCTCTATTCGGCTGCCGCCGACTCCATACCCATCCTCTGCATCACCGGACAGGCGCCGCGTGCCCGCCTCAACAAGGAGGATTTCCAGGCCGTCGATATCGCTGCCATAGCCGCACCGGTCGCCAAATGGGCGGTCACCGTCATGGAACCCTATCTGGTGCCGATGACGCTGCAGAAGGCGTTTCACCTGATGCGCTCGTCGCGGCCGGGTCCGGTTCTGATCGATCTGCCGGTCGATGTGCAACTGGCCGAAATCGAGTTCGACATCGACGCCTATGAGCCGCTGGTGCCGTTCAAGCCGGCAATGTCGCGCAGCCAGGCCGAAAAGGCGCTGGCTATGCTCAATGCGGCGGAAAAGCCGCTGATCGTCGCCGGCGGCGGCATCATCAATGCCGACGCTTCGGATCTTCTCATCGAATTCGCGGAAGTCACCGGGGTTCCGGTCATTCCGACGCTGATGGGCTGGGGCGCGATCCCCGATGACCACCGGCTGATGGCCGGCATGTGCGGGCTGCAGACCTCGCACCGCTATGGCAATGCGACGATGCTCGAAGCCGATTTCGTCTTCGGCATTGGCAACCGCTGGGCCAACCGCCACACCGGTTCGGTCGATGTCTACACCAAGGGCAAGAAATTCATCCATGTCGATATCGAGCCGACGCAGATCGGCCGCGTCTTCGCGCCGGACCTCGGCGTCGTCTCGGATGCGGGTGCTGCACTGAAGATGCTGCTCGACGTCGCCACCGAATGGCGGACGGCGGGCAAGCTGCGCGACTGGTCGGGCTGGGCCAAAGAGTGCCAGGCCCGCAAGAAGACGATGAAGCGCAAGACCCATTTCGATCGGGTGCCGCTGAAGCCGCAGCGCGTCTATGAGGAGATGAACAAGGCCTTTGGCCGCGATACCACCTATGTCACCACGATCGGGCTGTCGCAGATCGCCGGTGCGCAGTTCCTGCATGTCTACAAGCCGCGCAACTGGATCAATTGCGGCCAGGCCGGACCGCTCGGCTGGACGCTGCCGGCAGCGCTCGGCGTTCGTGCCGCCGATCCCGACCGCACCATCGTGGCGCTTTCGGGCGACTATGATTTTCAGTTCATGATCGAGGAGCTGGCGGCCGGCGCGCAGCACAAACTGCCCTATATCCATGTCGTCGTGAACAATGCCTATCTCGGCCTGATCCGCCAGGCGCAGCGCGGCTTTTCGATGGATTTCGAGGTCAGCCTCGCCTTCGAAAACGTCAACCGCCAAGGTGACGCCGAGGCCGGCTACGGCGTCGACCATGTCGCCGTCGCCGAAGCCATGGGCTGCAAGGCGGTCAGGGTGCGCAAGCCGGAGGAATTCGCCGGCGCCTTCAAGGAAGCGCAGCGGCTGATGAAGGAATATCAGGTTCCGGTGGTGCTCGAATTCATCCTCGAGCGCGTCACCAACATTTCCATGGGCACGGAAATCGACAAGATCACCGAATTCGAGGACCTTGCCGAACATCATGAAGATGCGCCGACGGCGATCGTAATGCTGGACTAA
- a CDS encoding metal-dependent hydrolase, whose amino-acid sequence MRLHLSGLFAMLIAHLPSGYILGTFARHRWRDGSSIMAAALVGSVIPDIDMLYFHFVDGGRTHHHTYITHWPLFWAASGLIALAFAKWRAPRHLAIVGVFFAAATMHMVLDTMASPIMWLMPFDPHKFEFVRVPATYRNWVMSFVLHWTFALELLICAWALLLGIRRSQPVASTPENWT is encoded by the coding sequence ATGCGTCTGCACCTGTCAGGCCTTTTTGCGATGCTGATTGCCCATCTGCCTTCCGGCTACATTCTGGGAACGTTCGCGCGGCATCGTTGGCGTGACGGGTCGAGCATCATGGCGGCAGCACTTGTCGGCAGCGTCATTCCCGATATCGACATGCTCTACTTCCATTTTGTCGACGGTGGCCGAACCCATCACCACACCTACATCACGCACTGGCCGCTCTTCTGGGCAGCGTCCGGCCTGATCGCGCTGGCTTTCGCCAAGTGGCGCGCGCCACGGCACCTCGCCATAGTCGGCGTTTTCTTTGCTGCTGCAACGATGCATATGGTCCTCGATACCATGGCCTCGCCAATCATGTGGTTGATGCCATTCGACCCGCATAAGTTCGAATTCGTTAGGGTCCCGGCCACATATCGCAACTGGGTCATGAGTTTTGTCCTGCATTGGACATTCGCCCTCGAACTTCTCATATGTGCCTGGGCGCTCCTGCTTGGAATCAGGCGATCGCAGCCTGTAGCGAGCACGCCTGAAAACTGGACTTGA
- the hyi gene encoding hydroxypyruvate isomerase — protein MPRFSANLSMLFGEHEFLDRFDAAARAGFKGVEYIGPYDHAPDVVAARLKKNGLTQVLFNLPVGDWGKGERGIAVLPDRVPEFRQGIAKAITYAHALGCEQVNCLAGIAPQGVERAVLENVFAENLAFAAEKLEQAGIRLLIEPINTRDIPGFFLNYSDQALALIDRVGSKNLFLQYDIYHMQIMEGDLARTIEANLSRIAHIQLADNPGRHEPGTGEINYPFLYEHIDRIGYSGWVGAEYKPKAGTEAGLGWFRELAGQGSAAA, from the coding sequence ATGCCGCGTTTTTCAGCCAATCTTTCGATGCTCTTTGGCGAGCATGAGTTCCTCGACCGTTTCGATGCCGCGGCCCGCGCCGGCTTCAAAGGCGTCGAATATATCGGTCCCTATGACCATGCCCCAGATGTGGTCGCTGCAAGGCTGAAGAAGAACGGCCTGACGCAGGTGCTGTTCAACCTGCCGGTCGGCGATTGGGGCAAGGGTGAGCGCGGCATTGCGGTGCTGCCCGACCGCGTGCCGGAATTTAGGCAAGGCATCGCCAAGGCGATCACCTATGCGCATGCACTTGGCTGCGAGCAGGTCAATTGCCTGGCCGGCATCGCGCCGCAAGGCGTTGAGCGAGCGGTGCTGGAAAATGTCTTTGCCGAGAACCTGGCTTTCGCGGCGGAAAAGCTGGAGCAGGCCGGCATTCGCCTGCTGATCGAGCCGATCAACACGCGCGATATCCCGGGCTTCTTCCTGAATTATTCGGACCAGGCCTTGGCGCTCATCGACCGCGTCGGCTCGAAGAACCTGTTCCTGCAATACGACATCTATCACATGCAGATCATGGAGGGGGATCTCGCCCGTACCATCGAGGCTAACCTTAGCCGCATCGCGCATATCCAGCTTGCGGACAATCCCGGCCGTCATGAGCCGGGGACGGGCGAGATCAATTATCCCTTCCTTTATGAGCACATCGACCGCATCGGCTATTCCGGCTGGGTGGGGGCGGAATACAAGCCGAAGGCGGGAACGGAGGCGGGCCTGGGGTGGTTCAGGGAACTGGCCGGGCAGGGGAGCGCGGCGGCTTAG
- the secE gene encoding preprotein translocase subunit SecE, protein MASKTTNPFVFLQQVRAETAKVTWPSRRETMISTVMVLVFAVIAMIFFFTADVLMGYAVEWILGLGR, encoded by the coding sequence ATGGCTTCGAAAACCACAAATCCTTTCGTGTTTCTCCAGCAGGTTCGCGCGGAGACCGCCAAGGTAACTTGGCCGTCGCGGCGCGAAACGATGATCTCGACGGTGATGGTCCTCGTGTTTGCGGTCATCGCGATGATCTTTTTCTTCACCGCGGATGTGCTCATGGGCTACGCGGTCGAATGGATTCTGGGCCTTGGGCGTTAA
- a CDS encoding DMT family transporter, with the protein MHFIPITIRGPLFMIVATGSYLVNDTMMKLATTGLPPYEVLFLRGIAATLLGIPLLFLLGYGKQIPLILDRRVLRRNLLEMAAILCYVVALANMQIADSTALGQITPLLMLVGSSILFGERIGGVRMALIGFGFIGALMVAQPTMQGISVYALLALGNAALSAARDLAGRKVAAEVPGMIVAISAVVVVLAGAGAAHLVSERWVMPEARHLLLMTGAGLFLIFGHFFIFMAYRVGPTSVVAPFYYCFTVWAVISGLVVFGQFPNALAVCGILLVVASGLSIVSLDGRKRRLTVVA; encoded by the coding sequence ATGCATTTCATCCCGATCACCATCCGCGGCCCGCTGTTCATGATCGTTGCAACGGGGTCATACCTCGTCAACGACACTATGATGAAGCTCGCGACCACGGGGCTGCCGCCCTATGAGGTGCTGTTCCTGCGCGGCATCGCGGCCACGCTGTTGGGGATACCGCTGCTGTTCCTGCTTGGCTATGGCAAGCAGATCCCGCTGATCCTCGACAGGCGGGTGTTGCGCAGAAACCTGCTCGAGATGGCGGCAATCCTTTGCTACGTGGTGGCGCTGGCCAACATGCAGATCGCCGATTCCACCGCGCTCGGGCAGATCACGCCCCTGCTCATGCTGGTCGGCTCCTCGATCCTGTTTGGCGAACGGATCGGCGGCGTGCGCATGGCGCTGATCGGGTTCGGCTTCATCGGCGCGTTGATGGTGGCACAACCGACGATGCAGGGGATCTCCGTCTACGCCTTGCTGGCGCTCGGCAACGCAGCGCTCTCCGCCGCGCGCGATCTGGCCGGGCGCAAGGTCGCCGCCGAAGTGCCGGGGATGATCGTCGCTATATCAGCTGTCGTGGTGGTGCTGGCCGGCGCCGGCGCCGCGCACCTGGTTTCCGAACGCTGGGTGATGCCCGAAGCCCGTCACCTGCTGCTGATGACTGGGGCCGGATTGTTCCTGATCTTCGGCCACTTCTTCATCTTCATGGCCTATCGCGTCGGGCCGACCAGCGTGGTGGCGCCGTTCTACTATTGCTTCACCGTCTGGGCGGTCATCTCTGGCCTGGTGGTGTTCGGGCAGTTCCCGAACGCGCTGGCGGTCTGCGGCATCCTGCTGGTGGTGGCCAGCGGGCTGAGCATCGTGTCGCTTGATGGCCGCAAGCGCCGGTTGACTGTGGTCGCCTGA
- a CDS encoding 2-hydroxy-3-oxopropionate reductase, translating to MDTIGFIGLGIMGAPMAGHLLDAGYKVITSDHRSKPPADLVAKGLKTVTGHDAVAKAVDIIVTMVPDTPQVADVLFGEKGVASGLTKGKLVIDMSSISPIETKVFAKKINDLGCDYLDAPVSGGEVGAKAASLTIMVGGEEKAFERARPVFEKMGKNITLVGPNGVGQTTKVANQIVVALTIEAVAEALVFASKAGADPAKVRQALMGGLAASRILEVHGERMVKRTFAPGFRIELHQKDLNLALEGAKALGVSLPNTSTTQQLFNSCAANGGAKEDHSALVRALERMAGHEVA from the coding sequence ATGGACACGATCGGCTTCATCGGCCTCGGCATCATGGGGGCGCCGATGGCGGGGCATCTGCTGGATGCCGGCTATAAGGTCATCACCAGCGACCATCGCTCGAAGCCGCCGGCCGATCTCGTCGCCAAGGGGCTGAAGACCGTCACCGGCCATGACGCCGTGGCAAAAGCGGTCGACATCATCGTCACAATGGTGCCCGACACGCCGCAGGTGGCCGATGTGCTGTTCGGCGAAAAGGGCGTCGCTTCCGGCCTGACCAAGGGCAAGCTGGTCATCGACATGAGCTCGATCTCGCCGATCGAGACCAAGGTTTTCGCCAAAAAGATCAACGATCTTGGCTGCGACTATCTCGATGCGCCGGTCTCGGGTGGCGAGGTCGGCGCCAAAGCGGCGTCGCTGACCATCATGGTCGGCGGCGAGGAGAAAGCGTTCGAACGCGCCAGGCCGGTGTTCGAAAAGATGGGCAAGAACATCACGCTGGTCGGACCGAACGGTGTCGGCCAGACCACCAAGGTCGCCAACCAGATCGTCGTCGCGCTGACCATTGAAGCGGTCGCCGAAGCCCTTGTTTTTGCTTCAAAAGCCGGCGCCGACCCTGCCAAGGTGCGGCAGGCGCTGATGGGCGGGCTCGCCGCCTCGCGCATCCTCGAAGTGCATGGCGAGCGCATGGTCAAGCGCACCTTCGCGCCAGGTTTCCGCATCGAATTGCACCAGAAGGATCTCAATTTGGCGCTGGAAGGCGCCAAGGCGCTCGGTGTTTCATTGCCCAACACCTCGACGACGCAGCAGCTGTTCAATTCCTGCGCGGCCAATGGCGGCGCCAAGGAGGATCACTCGGCGCTGGTCAGGGCGCTGGAGCGGATGGCCGGGCATGAGGTGGCGTGA